The Geothermobacter ehrlichii genome has a segment encoding these proteins:
- a CDS encoding DUF444 family protein: protein MKQKLWQRYHQLKRAGLTAEQERMILRELRHEGHHDLPAPPGQTVPIVDSLYAWNDLAALQALTRPAGSYAARIHTLDELLERDRQREEDGFPRKIRVGRMVRPGRGREDKVVVVPTTVEEKFLHDMSAGPPTESTSGGSGDGEEGELVGEQPVRQQGESGSGQAGQGGGGAHELESNAYDLGKILTEKFELPNLKDKGKKRSLTRYTYDLTDRNRGSGQVLDKKATLRRILETNIGLGRLPDFDEIDTSEFIIAPRDRIYRVLSQEKDYESQAMVFFVRDYSGSMGGKATEVVCTQHVLIYSWLLYQYQRQVETRFILHDTEAREVEDFYTYYNSKVAGGTEVASAYRLVNEIVERESLERDYNIYVFHGTDGDDWDTTGKKTIPELKRMLRYASRVGITIAEHAYTEAGNTEVDKYLHKSGLLKDAKNLLRKDTLSENSDEARIIEGIKKLISE, encoded by the coding sequence ATGAAACAGAAGCTCTGGCAACGCTACCACCAGCTGAAAAGAGCGGGGCTCACGGCGGAACAGGAGCGCATGATCCTGCGTGAACTGCGTCACGAAGGGCACCACGACCTGCCGGCCCCCCCCGGGCAAACGGTGCCGATCGTCGACAGTCTCTACGCCTGGAACGACCTGGCGGCGCTGCAGGCCCTGACCCGCCCCGCCGGCAGCTACGCCGCCCGCATCCACACCCTCGACGAACTGCTCGAGCGGGACCGGCAGCGCGAAGAGGACGGCTTTCCGCGCAAGATCCGGGTCGGCCGCATGGTCCGCCCGGGCCGCGGCAGAGAAGACAAGGTGGTGGTGGTTCCGACCACGGTCGAGGAGAAATTTCTGCACGACATGAGCGCCGGGCCGCCAACCGAATCGACCTCCGGCGGCTCGGGAGACGGCGAGGAGGGGGAGCTGGTCGGCGAGCAGCCGGTGCGCCAGCAGGGCGAAAGCGGCTCCGGCCAGGCCGGCCAGGGGGGCGGTGGTGCCCACGAGCTCGAATCGAACGCCTATGACCTCGGCAAAATCCTTACCGAAAAGTTCGAACTGCCCAACCTCAAGGACAAGGGGAAGAAGCGCTCGCTGACCCGCTATACCTATGATCTGACCGACCGGAACCGCGGCTCCGGCCAGGTACTCGACAAGAAGGCCACTCTGCGCAGGATTCTCGAAACCAATATCGGACTGGGCCGGCTGCCCGACTTCGACGAGATCGACACCAGCGAATTTATCATCGCCCCCCGGGACCGGATCTATCGCGTCCTGTCGCAGGAGAAGGACTACGAATCCCAGGCGATGGTCTTTTTTGTCCGCGACTATTCCGGCTCCATGGGCGGCAAGGCGACCGAGGTCGTCTGCACCCAGCACGTGCTGATCTACAGCTGGCTGCTCTACCAGTACCAGAGGCAGGTGGAGACCCGCTTCATCCTGCACGATACCGAAGCCAGGGAGGTCGAGGACTTCTACACCTACTACAACTCCAAGGTCGCCGGCGGCACCGAGGTCGCCTCCGCCTACCGGCTGGTGAACGAGATCGTCGAACGGGAAAGCCTGGAGCGCGACTACAACATCTACGTTTTTCATGGCACCGACGGCGACGACTGGGACACCACCGGCAAGAAGACCATCCCCGAACTGAAACGCATGCTGCGCTACGCCAGTCGGGTCGGTATCACCATCGCCGAACATGCCTACACCGAGGCCGGCAACACCGAAGTCGACAAGTACCTGCACAAATCGGGCCTGCTCAAGGACGCGAAAAACCTGCTGCGCAAGGACACCCTGAGCGAAAACAGCGACGAGGCACGCATCATCGAGGGGATCAAGAAGTTGATTTCGGAGTGA
- a CDS encoding serine protein kinase PrkA, with protein MATRPVAPTLIHHLKAVRAGKRRFENSVQGVARMILEQEISKVVVNGKTTYDFSIFRRGNKHVIGMFDEINSFVSFVKDAAEGGSSKEMAFVLVGEPGNGKTFFVEFLCSCYRRFLARPENRKYTFAFNGLEKIGGYGKLSRIESQTYEDPMVLAMNVGETIEQSKEWLAAKGGFKDADIDQLYRDYRPLGACSEYIWNNIRRYCDGNIDEMLKFIEIVPVPMTESLGTITGKYSAKDKITSSAVDLLGEESIQRLLHITDTNNPYRFDLRRGALARVAGGGIHFSDEIFKNKKDLVQVYLAVIQNRTIEIDGYKWPIDTMIVATSNNSEFNRFLAEKEEAPIIDRCRVCYVSHNTDYIRQRELTAYAIGSETKTTLSREALHQDPNLNYAASVAAVLTRLPRSEKLTPIETMKLAAGEVAGEKSIKTLAEVIDTLNQDPDITKRFGQKGLGQRNLGRAIQLLGESSETNEGHCMVAIDFFPALERVILDYVPDANDRAKYLEDLKIARSLYRERVMTEMFNAYMDEPMAIRKDVMNYVNMIIGIDAENLGPDKMWKYKDPQTGELKAIKIDERFVKSVEELLGLKTEEQRETFRTSIRKIYGQKITVDPNYDFMDNLELVKAVTDVRLKSDIAGAGSLIGALANRTNEENQKLYDRMISTMLEKLGYCRTCAQKTIEYFCTQEDES; from the coding sequence ATGGCGACGCGACCTGTTGCTCCGACACTGATTCATCATCTCAAGGCAGTCAGGGCGGGAAAAAGACGGTTCGAGAACTCCGTTCAGGGCGTGGCGCGCATGATTCTCGAACAGGAGATCAGCAAGGTCGTGGTCAACGGCAAGACCACCTACGATTTCAGCATCTTCCGCCGGGGAAACAAACACGTCATCGGCATGTTCGACGAGATCAACAGCTTCGTCTCCTTCGTCAAGGACGCCGCCGAGGGCGGCTCCTCGAAGGAAATGGCCTTCGTGCTGGTGGGTGAACCGGGCAACGGCAAGACCTTCTTCGTCGAGTTCCTCTGCAGCTGCTACCGGCGGTTTCTCGCCCGGCCGGAAAACCGCAAGTACACCTTCGCCTTCAATGGCCTGGAAAAGATCGGCGGCTACGGCAAGTTGTCGCGAATCGAATCCCAGACCTACGAAGACCCGATGGTGCTGGCCATGAACGTCGGCGAGACCATCGAGCAGAGCAAGGAATGGCTTGCCGCCAAGGGCGGTTTCAAGGACGCCGACATCGACCAGCTCTACCGCGACTACCGGCCGCTGGGCGCCTGCAGCGAGTACATCTGGAACAATATCCGCCGCTACTGCGACGGCAACATCGACGAGATGCTCAAATTCATCGAGATCGTGCCGGTGCCGATGACCGAAAGCCTGGGCACCATAACCGGCAAGTATTCGGCCAAGGACAAGATCACCTCTTCGGCCGTCGACCTGCTCGGCGAAGAATCGATCCAGCGGCTGCTGCACATTACCGACACCAACAACCCCTACCGCTTCGACCTGCGCCGCGGCGCCCTGGCGCGGGTCGCCGGCGGCGGCATCCACTTTTCCGACGAGATATTCAAGAACAAGAAGGACCTGGTTCAGGTCTATCTCGCCGTCATCCAGAACCGCACCATCGAAATCGACGGCTACAAGTGGCCCATCGATACCATGATCGTCGCCACCAGCAACAATTCCGAGTTCAACCGCTTCCTGGCGGAGAAGGAAGAGGCGCCGATCATCGACCGTTGCCGCGTCTGCTACGTCTCCCACAACACCGACTACATCCGCCAGCGGGAACTGACCGCCTACGCCATCGGCTCAGAAACCAAGACCACCCTCAGCCGCGAGGCGCTGCACCAGGACCCGAATCTCAACTACGCCGCCTCGGTGGCCGCGGTGCTCACCCGGCTGCCCCGGTCGGAGAAGCTGACCCCGATCGAAACCATGAAGCTGGCCGCCGGCGAAGTCGCCGGCGAAAAGAGCATCAAGACCCTGGCCGAGGTGATCGACACCCTCAACCAGGACCCGGACATCACCAAGCGGTTCGGCCAGAAAGGCCTTGGGCAACGCAACCTGGGCCGGGCCATCCAGCTGCTCGGCGAAAGCTCCGAAACCAACGAGGGTCACTGCATGGTCGCCATCGACTTTTTCCCAGCCCTTGAGCGGGTGATCCTCGATTACGTGCCCGACGCCAACGACCGGGCCAAGTACCTCGAGGACCTCAAGATCGCCCGCAGTCTCTACCGGGAACGGGTGATGACCGAGATGTTCAATGCCTACATGGACGAGCCGATGGCCATCCGCAAGGACGTGATGAACTACGTCAACATGATCATCGGCATCGACGCCGAAAACCTGGGGCCGGACAAGATGTGGAAATACAAGGATCCGCAGACCGGCGAACTGAAGGCGATCAAGATCGACGAGCGCTTCGTCAAGAGTGTCGAGGAACTGCTCGGCCTGAAGACGGAGGAACAGCGGGAGACCTTCCGCACCTCCATCCGCAAGATCTACGGCCAGAAGATCACCGTCGATCCAAACTACGACTTCATGGACAACCTCGAGCTGGTCAAGGCAGTCACCGACGTACGGCTGAAGTCGGACATCGCCGGCGCCGGCAGCCTGATCGGCGCCCTGGCCAACCGGACCAACGAAGAGAACCAGAAACTCTACGACCGCATGATCAGCACCATGCTGGAAAAACTCGGCTACTGCCGTACCTGCGCCCAGAAGACCATCGAGTACTTCTGCACCCAGGAGGACGAATCCTGA
- the fusA gene encoding elongation factor G, translated as MTLPVLDRIRNFGIISHIDAGKTTVSERFLFYTGEIHKMGEVHEGSATMDWMDQEQERGITITATATVCHWKDWWFNLIDTPGHIDFTIEVERSLRALDGALAIFSAVEGVQSQSESVWRQAGRYNVPRICLINKMDRTGADFRAVLEQMRSQLMARPVLMQWPVGEEGNFRGIVDLLRGTALLFGDKPEQPPEEAPVPEELAAEVAEARERLVEVAADYDEEILTAFLEGEPVTTERLVAAIRRGTLAGEIFPVFLGSALRNRGMQPLLDAIGLFLPSPLDRPTATAHPLDRPDESLDITCDPEGPACALAFKVISDEGRKLTYLRLYAGSIEPGTTLLNSRTGEQEKIARLFRMHAHKRERLDRACAGDIVAATGLKNALTGDTLCAVEQPVRLSGLSIPEPVVSIAIEPRRVDDRDRIFPALEKLQWEDPTFRVHENEETGQTILSGMGELHLEVTIRRLTDDFGVQVLTGRPQVVYRETLRGPAEHHETFQREAEGRVQSGEIRLRLSPASRGAGCNIDLPERLDLPEPWRQTLRESLALACQAGVCTGYPLTDLVVEVLEVPVEDGTTETGLRAAAQRGLAMAARQAGILLLEPVMNLEITTPGESTGKVLGSLQQKRGQIEAVDPQGEFELVRARVPLSEMFGFMTELRSATRGRGTFTMEFARYDRAPDDVQARFGLL; from the coding sequence ATGACCCTTCCCGTGCTCGACAGAATCCGCAACTTCGGCATCATCTCGCATATCGACGCCGGCAAGACCACCGTCTCGGAACGGTTCCTCTTCTATACCGGCGAAATCCACAAGATGGGCGAAGTGCACGAAGGCTCCGCCACCATGGACTGGATGGATCAGGAGCAGGAGCGCGGCATCACCATCACCGCCACCGCCACCGTCTGCCACTGGAAGGACTGGTGGTTCAACCTGATCGACACCCCCGGACACATCGACTTCACCATCGAGGTCGAACGCTCGCTGCGGGCCCTGGACGGCGCTCTCGCCATTTTCAGCGCTGTCGAGGGGGTGCAGTCACAGAGTGAATCGGTCTGGCGGCAGGCGGGGCGCTACAATGTGCCCCGCATCTGCCTGATCAACAAGATGGACCGCACCGGGGCCGACTTTCGCGCCGTACTCGAGCAGATGCGCAGTCAGCTCATGGCCCGGCCGGTCCTGATGCAGTGGCCCGTCGGCGAAGAGGGAAATTTCCGCGGCATCGTCGACCTGCTGCGCGGCACCGCCCTGCTGTTCGGCGACAAGCCGGAACAGCCGCCGGAGGAAGCGCCGGTGCCGGAAGAGCTGGCGGCGGAGGTCGCCGAAGCTCGTGAACGGCTGGTAGAGGTCGCCGCAGATTACGACGAAGAGATCCTGACCGCCTTTCTCGAGGGGGAACCGGTCACTACCGAGCGCCTGGTCGCCGCCATCCGCCGGGGCACCCTGGCCGGCGAGATCTTTCCGGTCTTTCTCGGCAGCGCCCTGCGCAACAGGGGGATGCAGCCGCTGCTCGACGCCATCGGCCTCTTTCTCCCTTCCCCCCTCGATCGCCCGACGGCGACCGCCCACCCCCTCGACCGCCCGGATGAAAGCCTCGACATCACCTGCGACCCCGAAGGGCCGGCCTGCGCCCTGGCCTTCAAGGTCATCTCCGACGAGGGACGCAAGCTGACCTACCTGCGGCTCTACGCCGGCAGCATCGAACCGGGCACTACGCTGCTCAACAGCCGGACCGGCGAACAGGAGAAGATCGCCCGGCTCTTCCGCATGCACGCCCACAAGCGGGAGCGGCTCGACCGGGCCTGCGCCGGCGACATCGTCGCCGCCACCGGCCTGAAGAACGCCCTGACCGGCGACACCCTCTGCGCCGTCGAGCAGCCGGTCCGCCTCAGCGGCCTCAGCATCCCCGAGCCGGTGGTCTCCATCGCCATCGAACCGCGCCGGGTGGACGATCGAGACCGGATCTTTCCGGCCCTGGAAAAATTGCAGTGGGAAGATCCGACCTTTCGCGTGCACGAGAATGAAGAGACCGGACAGACGATCCTCTCCGGCATGGGCGAACTGCACCTCGAGGTCACCATCCGCCGGCTGACCGACGATTTCGGCGTGCAGGTCCTGACCGGACGGCCCCAGGTCGTCTACCGCGAAACCCTGCGCGGCCCTGCCGAACACCACGAAACCTTCCAGCGCGAGGCCGAAGGCCGGGTCCAGTCCGGCGAAATCAGGCTCCGGCTGAGCCCCGCCTCGCGGGGCGCCGGCTGCAACATCGATCTGCCGGAGCGGCTCGACCTGCCCGAGCCCTGGCGGCAGACCCTGCGCGAAAGCCTCGCCCTGGCCTGCCAGGCCGGTGTGTGCACCGGCTACCCGCTGACCGATCTCGTCGTCGAAGTGCTCGAGGTTCCGGTGGAGGATGGCACCACCGAAACCGGCCTGCGCGCCGCAGCCCAGCGGGGCCTGGCCATGGCTGCCCGCCAGGCCGGGATTCTGCTGCTGGAGCCGGTAATGAACCTCGAAATCACCACTCCCGGCGAATCCACCGGCAAGGTTCTCGGCTCGCTGCAACAGAAACGCGGCCAGATCGAAGCCGTCGATCCACAGGGCGAGTTCGAACTGGTGCGGGCCAGAGTCCCCCTCTCGGAGATGTTCGGCTTCATGACCGAACTGCGCAGCGCCACCCGCGGCCGGGGAACCTTCACCATGGAATTCGCCCGCTACGACCGGGCACCGGACGACGTCCAGGCCCGCTTCGGACTGCTCTGA
- a CDS encoding TIGR04442 family protein, whose translation MHQEIRLHGHLDNTIEYYATAASYNLRQSYFYEQNGASLRFFSPGNELLLSPEGLEHRGNGGTFCEYMFGVDQPLSDMAKAEVRNRLVLFGATYRNRHELVFTDHTDGQLSYDRIFLDGHAVCNYFFFLSGSVSGRLSQQQQEIVRLLGKQLKRSPHVGHGDDSELIGELIGLIGHRSTLYLVKLIHKRHKAYQEAFAELYFASKAIEDADFNQLKRLAAGLGIDRYQQERIRIDVMYRHPDNRRIVDEYKNILIDCNRRGHIGAADNARLTRLKTLSVRKKIPSALFYTLDEMLRDDRLLHPDEKEDYLSETRQILEGILLQDAQIDAGITNEDMVKLLEAKKTACENRDHGFEQLLLETGKICDERIRDGADLSLLESFSHIITYFDRYDSVSTHINRLAFMEGMRLSEETIRSLLGNRNAFEQLEKGLFDRLFFAGILGNAYLGRYGRKKVELLRLGLAAIADGSLTIRQLLEQEEEIAVEEQLYQRLLDQVKDRIRNLYSRYNTRAEQEALRRELSEEFGNKGIWQGEIPKKLFRDVLLNIKKEAIYLHSLLPQIISGRNLALREDFLENSGLDRFHVEELEREYCEQNRIDPEVLNNLRRGLNSEVRP comes from the coding sequence ATGCACCAGGAAATCCGCCTGCACGGACATCTTGACAATACCATCGAGTATTACGCCACCGCGGCCAGCTACAACCTGCGCCAGAGCTATTTCTACGAGCAGAATGGCGCCAGCCTGCGCTTCTTCAGCCCGGGCAACGAACTGCTGCTGAGTCCGGAGGGTCTCGAGCACCGGGGCAACGGCGGCACCTTCTGCGAATACATGTTCGGCGTCGACCAGCCCCTCTCCGACATGGCCAAGGCGGAGGTCCGCAACCGCCTGGTCCTCTTCGGCGCCACCTACCGGAACCGGCACGAACTGGTTTTCACCGACCATACCGACGGCCAGCTTTCCTATGACCGGATCTTCCTCGACGGACACGCGGTCTGCAACTACTTCTTCTTCCTCTCCGGCTCGGTATCCGGCCGCCTGAGCCAGCAGCAGCAGGAGATCGTCCGCCTGCTGGGCAAGCAGCTCAAACGCAGCCCCCATGTCGGCCACGGCGACGACAGCGAACTGATCGGCGAACTGATCGGACTGATCGGCCACCGCAGCACCCTCTACCTGGTGAAGCTGATTCACAAGCGCCACAAGGCCTACCAGGAGGCCTTCGCCGAACTCTACTTCGCCAGCAAGGCGATCGAGGATGCCGACTTCAACCAGCTGAAGCGGCTGGCGGCAGGCCTCGGCATCGACCGCTACCAGCAGGAACGCATCCGCATCGATGTCATGTACCGGCATCCTGACAACCGGCGGATCGTCGACGAGTACAAGAACATCCTCATCGACTGCAATCGCCGGGGACACATCGGCGCCGCCGACAACGCCCGGCTGACCCGGCTGAAAACCCTGTCGGTCCGCAAGAAGATTCCCAGCGCCCTCTTCTACACCCTCGACGAAATGCTGCGCGACGACCGGCTTCTGCATCCGGACGAAAAGGAGGACTATCTCTCCGAAACCCGGCAGATCCTCGAGGGCATCCTGCTGCAGGACGCCCAGATCGATGCCGGCATCACCAACGAAGACATGGTCAAGCTGCTCGAGGCCAAGAAGACGGCATGCGAAAACCGCGACCACGGTTTCGAGCAGCTGCTGCTCGAAACCGGCAAGATCTGCGACGAGCGCATCCGCGACGGCGCCGACCTGTCCCTGCTGGAAAGCTTTTCTCACATCATTACCTATTTCGACCGCTACGACAGCGTCTCCACCCATATCAACCGGCTGGCCTTCATGGAGGGGATGCGCCTGAGCGAAGAGACCATCCGCAGCCTGCTCGGCAACCGGAATGCCTTCGAACAACTGGAAAAAGGCCTTTTCGATCGCCTCTTCTTCGCCGGCATCCTCGGCAACGCCTATCTCGGCCGCTACGGTCGCAAAAAGGTGGAGCTGCTGCGCCTGGGACTGGCCGCCATCGCCGACGGCAGCCTGACCATCCGTCAGCTGCTGGAGCAGGAAGAGGAGATCGCCGTCGAAGAGCAGCTCTACCAGCGGCTGCTCGACCAGGTCAAGGACCGCATCCGCAACCTCTACTCGCGATACAACACCCGCGCCGAGCAGGAGGCCCTGCGGCGGGAGCTGAGCGAAGAATTCGGCAACAAGGGGATCTGGCAGGGCGAGATTCCGAAGAAGCTGTTCCGCGACGTGCTGCTCAACATCAAGAAAGAGGCCATCTACCTGCACAGCCTGCTGCCGCAAATCATCTCCGGACGCAACCTGGCCCTGCGCGAGGATTTTCTCGAGAACAGCGGCCTCGACCGTTTCCATGTCGAGGAGCTGGAACGCGAATACTGCGAACAGAACCGGATTGATCCGGAGGTTCTCAACAACCTGCGCCGGGGGCTGAACAGCGAGGTCCGGCCATGA
- a CDS encoding GPMC system MBL fold metallohydrolase, whose protein sequence is MNHDTGTILEAIVLGSGGSPGVPMPGCDCGVCRSTDPRNNRTRCSLLIRYRGRNLLIDTTTDLRQQVLREGIDRIDAVLYTHGHADHVHGIDDLRPFNRWRQEPIPVYASETTIRHLHRVFPYIFADPAPEGYRPRLSSHILTGPTDILGLRIVPVPLIHGAGEATGYRIGPLAYLTDCSAIPESSWPLLEGIEVLILDGLRLRPHPTHFHLAKAVEAGRRIGAGKTYLTHLNHEIDHPRHQPELPAGFFLAHDGLRIFLEYSLSEEST, encoded by the coding sequence ATGAACCACGACACCGGTACCATTCTGGAAGCGATCGTCCTCGGCTCGGGAGGCAGTCCGGGCGTTCCCATGCCGGGCTGCGACTGCGGAGTCTGCCGCTCCACCGACCCGCGCAACAACCGCACCCGCTGCAGCCTGCTTATCCGCTACCGGGGACGCAATCTGCTGATCGACACCACCACCGACCTGCGGCAGCAGGTCCTGCGCGAAGGCATCGACCGGATCGACGCCGTCCTCTACACCCACGGCCATGCCGACCATGTCCACGGCATCGACGATTTGCGCCCCTTCAACCGCTGGCGGCAGGAGCCGATTCCCGTCTACGCCTCGGAGACGACCATCCGTCACCTGCACCGGGTTTTCCCCTACATCTTTGCCGATCCGGCGCCTGAAGGCTACCGCCCCCGCCTCAGCTCGCACATCCTGACGGGACCGACCGACATCCTCGGACTGCGGATCGTTCCGGTGCCACTGATCCACGGCGCCGGCGAAGCGACCGGCTACCGCATCGGTCCCCTGGCCTACCTGACCGACTGCAGCGCCATTCCCGAAAGCTCGTGGCCCCTGCTCGAGGGGATCGAGGTCCTGATTCTCGACGGCCTGCGACTGCGCCCCCACCCAACCCATTTCCACCTGGCAAAGGCAGTGGAAGCAGGTCGACGCATCGGCGCCGGAAAAACCTACCTCACCCACCTGAACCACGAAATCGACCATCCCCGCCACCAGCCGGAGCTGCCGGCGGGTTTCTTTCTCGCCCACGACGGACTGCGGATTTTCCTCGAATACAGCCTGTCGGAAGAATCCACTTGA
- a CDS encoding RDD family protein, whose amino-acid sequence MKCPKCGYTSFDFLENCKKCGQDLQEHKAKYGLRSLLFPELLAAAQSTDATGESQAPDPQGAEDLDLGFDFMAEQEETTAETVPNQDLAAAPSTEPASEQVAETSDTFTTATEEEDFGFSLDDVSDDSWSADVPPAEAEGADDTTPIDFGDDGAEDIDFDFDTDTDDPDWQEEPAGEDEAETAAGKREQEDPADPFDSGGSADFGRSPIEPADANLIASLDEELADPDAPETAEAFTLVEPDEEPAAEPLADATLPDAEPAADEPLSFVEPEDEPVAESLADVTLLDAEPAIDKPLAFAEPEEEAAEKTEETLLGTALPTDEPLSFVEPEDEPVAVPLAAAEEPEEPETDDEETAGPPLGARLAATACDILVLAVILFLFLAAGEWTLSDTPQRGLLPSVETLVELAIPYFIVFFTLCFGYFTLFHFLTGQTPGKMLFHLRVEGEDGSPLTFSQAFLRSVGGLVSLLAAGLGFLVILFRDSRRGWNDDLAGSRLVRCGLTGEEEQDPEPAV is encoded by the coding sequence ATGAAGTGTCCTAAATGCGGTTACACCAGTTTCGACTTTCTGGAGAACTGCAAGAAGTGCGGGCAGGATCTTCAGGAGCACAAGGCCAAGTACGGTCTGCGCAGCCTGCTCTTTCCGGAGCTGCTCGCCGCCGCGCAGTCCACGGACGCAACCGGCGAAAGCCAGGCGCCCGATCCGCAGGGGGCCGAAGATCTCGACCTGGGATTCGACTTCATGGCCGAACAGGAGGAGACAACCGCCGAAACGGTCCCGAACCAGGACCTGGCCGCCGCCCCGAGCACCGAACCCGCCAGCGAACAGGTCGCGGAAACCAGTGACACGTTCACGACCGCGACCGAAGAGGAAGATTTCGGCTTTTCGCTCGACGACGTGAGCGATGACAGCTGGTCGGCCGATGTCCCCCCTGCTGAAGCAGAGGGTGCGGACGATACGACGCCGATCGATTTCGGTGACGACGGAGCTGAGGATATCGACTTCGATTTCGACACCGATACCGACGACCCGGACTGGCAGGAGGAACCTGCCGGTGAGGATGAAGCGGAAACAGCCGCCGGGAAAAGAGAACAGGAGGATCCCGCCGACCCTTTTGATTCAGGGGGGAGCGCCGACTTCGGGCGCTCCCCCATCGAACCGGCCGACGCGAACCTGATCGCCTCTCTCGACGAGGAGCTGGCTGATCCGGACGCCCCGGAGACAGCCGAAGCCTTCACCCTTGTCGAACCGGATGAAGAACCGGCGGCAGAACCCCTCGCCGATGCGACCCTGCCGGATGCCGAACCGGCTGCGGACGAGCCGCTCTCCTTCGTCGAACCGGAAGACGAGCCGGTGGCAGAATCCCTCGCCGATGTGACCCTGCTGGATGCCGAGCCGGCCATCGACAAGCCGCTCGCCTTTGCCGAACCGGAGGAAGAGGCGGCGGAAAAAACCGAAGAAACACTCCTCGGCACGGCTTTGCCGACGGATGAGCCGCTCTCCTTCGTCGAACCGGAGGACGAGCCGGTGGCAGTACCCCTCGCCGCTGCGGAAGAACCCGAAGAACCGGAGACAGACGATGAAGAGACCGCCGGCCCGCCCCTGGGAGCGCGTCTGGCCGCGACCGCCTGCGACATCCTCGTTCTGGCGGTGATTCTGTTTCTCTTTCTGGCAGCCGGCGAATGGACCCTGAGCGACACTCCACAGCGGGGTCTGCTGCCGTCGGTCGAAACCCTGGTCGAGCTGGCCATTCCCTATTTCATCGTCTTTTTCACCCTCTGCTTCGGCTACTTCACCCTCTTCCACTTTCTGACCGGGCAGACGCCCGGCAAGATGCTCTTCCATCTGCGGGTCGAAGGAGAAGACGGCTCGCCTTTGACCTTCTCCCAGGCTTTTCTGCGCAGCGTCGGCGGGCTCGTTTCGCTGCTCGCCGCCGGCCTCGGCTTTCTGGTCATTCTCTTTCGCGACAGCCGCCGCGGCTGGAACGACGATCTGGCCGGCAGCCGGCTGGTCCGTTGCGGGCTGACCGGCGAAGAGGAACAGGATCCGGAGCCGGCCGTCTGA
- a CDS encoding 16S rRNA (uracil(1498)-N(3))-methyltransferase, giving the protein MRRFFVDPQLLQDDLVSLPPEILRHLQVLRMEQGDRICLLDGAGLLCEARLLRIDRQKALAGIEKRCRVSETALSVTLFQGLPKGDKFELVLQKGTEIGISDFVPVLCRRSQVKTPGRRMQRWNRIVAEAARQSGRNLLPRLSSPLELAAGLAGCDADLRLVPWEEATTPLAERLPATPPRSAALLIGPEGGLSPEEIELATAYGFQPVSLGPRILRTETAGFVVAGILQYLYGDLGRFSSPNEPSAAAETARGRTCPEPAGGKERL; this is encoded by the coding sequence ATGCGCCGCTTCTTCGTCGATCCGCAACTGTTGCAAGACGATCTGGTCAGCCTGCCGCCGGAGATCCTGCGCCACCTGCAGGTTCTGCGGATGGAACAGGGCGACAGGATTTGCCTGCTCGACGGCGCCGGCCTGCTGTGCGAAGCGCGCCTGCTGCGAATCGACCGCCAAAAGGCGCTGGCCGGCATCGAAAAACGTTGCCGTGTGAGCGAGACCGCCCTGTCGGTCACTCTCTTCCAGGGGCTGCCCAAGGGCGACAAGTTCGAACTCGTTCTGCAGAAAGGCACCGAAATCGGCATCAGCGACTTCGTACCGGTCCTCTGCCGCCGAAGCCAGGTCAAAACACCCGGCAGACGGATGCAGCGATGGAACCGCATCGTCGCCGAAGCCGCCCGGCAGTCGGGCAGGAACCTGCTGCCCCGGCTGTCGTCGCCCCTCGAACTGGCGGCGGGCCTGGCCGGATGCGACGCCGATCTGCGCCTCGTGCCGTGGGAAGAAGCCACCACGCCACTGGCGGAGAGACTTCCTGCCACACCGCCCCGAAGCGCGGCCCTGCTCATCGGACCGGAAGGCGGCCTGAGCCCCGAGGAGATCGAGCTTGCGACAGCGTACGGCTTTCAGCCGGTCAGCCTCGGCCCCCGAATTCTGCGCACCGAAACGGCGGGATTTGTCGTGGCCGGCATTTTGCAGTATCTTTACGGCGATCTTGGCCGTTTTTCATCACCGAACGAGCCGTCTGCAGCGGCGGAAACAGCACGGGGGAGGACCTGTCCCGAACCGGCAGGAGGGAAGGAGCGCCTATGA